The window AAATTTATTTGTCATCCTGAGTTTACGAAGGATCTCATTTCAAGAAGTAATTTTAAATCGATAAAATCACCTTCCTCTATCTATCCGTCTTTGTGAGGCTGGTTAAAGCGTGCCGAAGCAATCTAATTTCAACTAAGTCTGTTCCAACTAATTTTATTTGTCATCCTGAGTTTGCGAAGGATCTCATTTCAAGAAGTAATTTTAAATCGATAAAATCACCTTCCTCTATCTATCCGTCTTTGTGAGGCTGGTTAAAGCGTGCCGAAGCAATCTAATTCCAACTAATCTGTTACAACCAATTTTATTTGTCATCCTGAGTTTGCGAAGGATCTCATTTCAACCAATTATTCTTAATCGAAATTTAAATTGAAAAGAATAGCAGTTCATGTCATTCTCAGTGTGCAAAGAAGATACAACTTTCTATCCTATTGATTATTAATGCAGTTAAATAGAATAAAAATTATCATTCGCAAATTATTTAATCTGTCAAATTTATAATAGGCTCGTTTTTTGCCCTCCAAAAACGTACTTTTGCACTTTAAATAAAAAACATTGGAAAAAAACGCTAAAATTTATATTGCTGGTCATCGTGGTATGGTTGGTTCTGCCATTTACCGTAAATTGCAGAAAGAAGGTTACACAAATTTATTAGTAAGAACATCATCTGAGCTTGATTTAAGAGACCAGTTAGCCGTTACAAACTTCTTCGAAAAAGAAAAACCAACCTACGTTTTTTTAGCTGCAGCTAAAGTAGGCGGTATTGTTGCCAATAACACTTATAGAGCCGATTTTCTTTATGAAAATTTAACCATTCAAAATAATGTAATCCACAATGCTTACATCCATGGAGTTGAAAAATTAATGTTTTTGGGTTCTAGTTGTATCTATCCTAAAATGGCGCCTCAACCCTTAAAAGAAGATTATCTTTTAACAGGAGTTCTAGAGCACACAAATGAACCTTATGCAATCGCTAAAATTGCAGGTATAAAAATGTGCGATGCTTATCGTGATCAATACGGTTGTAATTTTATATCGGTTATGCCAACCAATTTATATGGCTATAACGATAATTACCATCCTCAAAACTCTCATGTATTACCTGCATTAATTAGGAAAATACATGAAGCCAAAATAAATAACGAAAAGGAAGTTACGGTTTGGGGATCTGGTTCTCCAATGCGTGAATTTTTATTTGCTGATGACCTCGCTGATGCCTGTTATTTCTTAATGGAAACGTATAATGAACCAAATTTAATAAATATAGGTACGGGCCATGATTTAACCATTAAAGACCTAGCATTATTAATTAAAGATAGCATTGGCTTTGAAGGTGATCTAGTATTTGATACCAGTAAACCAGATGGTACACCGCGTAAATTAATGGACGTTACAAAACTTCATGGCTTAGGCTGGAAACATAAAGTTGAATTACCTGAAGGGGTAGCTTTAGCTTATCAAGATTTCGAGAGTAAATATTAATACAACTTATTAATGACCATAAGGGTAAATATTAAAGCAATATTTACCCTTTTTTATTAGAAAACTATTTGGTTGCTTCAGAAATGGATGTCATCCTGTTTTGCGAGGATCTCATTTATGATGTCATCATTGGTAGTCTTCGAAGTATATACGTTTTTCGCTAGGGTAATCAGCGCTTTAATTTTGGAACCCTCTTGGCCGGGAGGCCCTATTAGTTTTGCGGTAGTTTATATGTTTTTATTTGCCCTTAAGAATGCTGCGCATTATTAAGAAACCAAAAGACCAGCGAAGCTAGCTTGAACACTACTAAACAATAAGAGCACGTGATAAAACAATACCGAGCCCTTTGCGAGCTCATTAATACAATTAAAAGCCAATAAACAACTATTAATAACTTGCCGGCTTGCTAAATTTCTGTTAAAGTCAGCGGTTCGGATTAGTCTGTGCCAAACCGAAATCCAGCTTAGGCCGGTACCAAAGCAGAACGAAGAAACAGTGGTATGGCTTAGCATGGAGCAAAACCCTCAGTGAATCGTCATTGCGAAGCTGGGCTTGAGCGAGCTGAAGCAATCTCTATTAAAATTGTCATCCTATTTTGCGAAGGATCTCATTTCAACAAATTATTTTAAATCAAACACTAAGCTCCCCTCCTTATCTACAAGGAGGGGCCGGGGGTGGTTGATAAATAAAGTAGTCTATATCCCCAGCAGCCTCCCCAAAGGGAAGGCGTTATTTATCGATGCCTATAATAATCTGTCATCCTGTTTTGCGAAGTATCTCATTTCAACAAATTAATTTAAATCAAACATTAAGCTCCCCTCCTTATCTACAAGGAGGGGCCGGGGGTGGTTGATAAATAAAGTAGTCTATATCCCCAGCAGCCTCCCCAAAGGGAAGGCGTTATTTATCGACACCTGTAATAATCTGTCATCCTGTTTTGCGAAGGATCCCATTTCAACCATTTACTTTATATCGCATAATTGACTTTGCTTTTTTTAAAAAGCATTCATTTAGTTTTTTCGGGATTTAATTCCTGTTATCTACACAAAATACAATAGAAAGATATTTCAAATAAAGTCGATTAAGAAGAAGACAACCAAGTAATTACCTTTTTATTAATAAATGAACAAAATTAAGAGAAAACAATGAACAACAATGAATAGAGAAGACAAACATACGTAATGTAGCTTTGGCTATAATATTACATCTAGCTTCACTCTTATTTACTATGCTCTTTAACTCCTTACAATTTGGTTTTTTCTATATAATAGTAACCGTATTATATTTCATAATCCCCTTTAAATTTAAATGGGTATTGCTATTATTAGCCAGTTGTTACTTTTACATGGCATTTGTACCAGTATATATTCTCATACTCGGTTTCACTATAATAATCGATTATTTTGCTGGGATTTATATAGAGCGTAGTAGTGGCAGGCAAAGAAAGTCGTTATTAATTGTCAGTTTAATCGCAAACATAGGTATCCTGGTAATTTTCAAATATTTTAATTTCTTAAATTTAAATTTTACAGACCTTCTTCAAAACTTTAATTATAAAAATCCTGTACCCTACTTAAGTATTTTACTGCCAATCGGGCTATCGTTCCATACCTTCCAGGCAATGAGCTATACCATCGAAGTGTATAGAGGCAATCAAAAAGCAGAGCGTCATTTCGGCATATATAGTTTATATGTGATGTTCTATCCACAATTGGTAGCTGGCCCGATAGAAAGACCACAAAACCTGCTGTATCAATTTCATAAAGAACATAAATTTGATTATGACCTTATGACAAGTGGTTTAAGATTAATGGCCTGGGGCTTATTTAAAAAAGTTGTAATTGCTGATCGATTAGCCATTCTAGTTAGCCAAGTGTTTGATCACCCCAGTTATTATAATAGTTTGGGATTAATAATCGCTACCCTATTCTTTTCCTTCCAAATATATTGTGATTTCTCAGGTTATTCAGATATCGCCATTGGTGCAGCGAGAACCATGGGATTTAAATTAATGCGCAACTTCAACATGCCCTATCAATCAAAATCAATCGATGAGTTTTGGAAAAGATGGCATATTTCATTATCTACCTGGTTTAAAGATTATTTATATATTCCGCTAGGTGGAAATAGAGTGAAAATACCCAGGTGGTATTTAAATTTGTTTATCGTTTTCCTCATGTCTGGTGTTTGGCATGGTGCCAACTGGACCTTTATTGTTTGGGGCGCCCTGCATGGTTTTTATTTGGTATTTGGCCTTTTAACAAAAAATATAAGAAGTAAGTTCAATGAATATACCAGGATAGACAAAATTCCTTTATTAGCCACCATTACAACCTTTATGTTGGTTGCATTCGCATGGATATTCTTTAGAGCACAGAGCATTTCTTCTGCCATCTACATCATTAAAAATATTTTCTTAGGCTTAACACATATTCCAAGCCAGGTTGGTCAAACGATTCAGGATTTCAGTGATGCAGGTATTGTTAAAACCGATCTGTTAGTTTCTTTTGCCCTTATTGTATTCTTAGAATTGGTTCACTACCTACAGAAAAATAAAAACATTTATCAAAAAATACTGAGTTACCCATTTTACTATAGATGGAGTGCATATTATATCTTATTGCTTACAATAATCTTGCTAGGTGTATTTGATAACAGTCAGTTTATTTATTTTCAGTTTTAGTTATGAAAAAGTTATTAAAAAAAGTATTTCTACTTTTTATACCTGTTTTATTATTTTTAATAATTGGTCTGTTCTACCCACCTAACAAACTGGTATTAAATGGTTTAATATATTCCAAACTTGACAAAGATAGCCTGATGGCCAATGTTAAAGGCCCAAGAATTATTTTAATAGGAGGATCAAATTTAACTTTTGGCTTACAGTCAAAAATTATTAAAGACTCACTTGGTTATAATCCTATAAACGCTGGATTAACTGCATCTATTGGGCTTATTTATTTATTAAAAAATACACAAAGATTCATTAAAAAGGGAGATGTAATAGTAATTTCTCCAGAATATCAATTGTTTTTTGGAAAAAAGTCCTACGGAGAAGCTGATCTCCTAACATTAATATTAAATGCATCTCCTGACACTAAAAACTTAGTTGAGCCACTTCAATATCCAAGTCTAATCAAATTTGTACCGAAATTTATAGGTTCGAAATTTAATCCTATTATATTTTTTAAAAATACCGATAATGTTGTAGGGCCATATGAAAGGAAGGCTATTAATGAATACGGAGATGCTTTCATCCATTGGAATATGATTGCTAAAAAATCAATCCCAACATTAACAATTGATGATAAATTTAATAAAAAAGTGATTCAATCCATTATTGATTTCAGACTTAAAGCGGAAAGTAAGGGTGCGAAACTGTTCATTACATTTCCTCCATATCAACGAGTATCGTTTAATAGTTCTATACAGCAGATAAAAGAGATTGTAATAAAATTGAAACAAGAAAAATTTGCTTTATTAGGTAATCCAGAAAAATTTGCTTTCGAAGGCAACTTCTTTTTTGATACCGCATATCATTTAACAGGAAAAGGTGCATTAAAAAGAACATTACTACTTGTACAAGATTTAAAAAAGGTACTCCCAAATAGCAAATAAATTTACAAAACTTTAGATATAATTTATAATCAATGGGTGCTTTGTAACTAATATCAAATCCTCATTCTAGCTCAGTACGGGATCTTATTCACTCAATTAAAAATTAATGTTTTTGTTTTTGTACCCTTTACTAAAACTTGCCGAGTGAATTCGGAACAAACCCTGCTTACAAAAGGAAGGGTATTTTTGATACACATTGGGGTTTAATGAAGACCAATTGCTTTGCCAAAGCTATCATACTAGGTTTGCAAAGCATCTCATTCCTATGATTTTAATTAATAAATCCAATTTTCCTCTCATCTTGAAAAGGCGCCTAAGGGCGTACCCTTATTTTAAAGTATTCCTTGAAGAAAAAGGAAAACTCTAAAAAAGTTATTCTTTTGATTGAAATCAGTACAAGGCCACCTTTAAAAAATGAAGGTTATTCTTTATTTTAATTAGATGTAAAATAAATCAGTTGCTTTGACAAACTTATCAATCTTAGTTCGCCAAGGATCTCGTTTTAATATGTTTTTAAACATTTTAATTCCTAAATTAATTCTTATACTTTCTCTTATGAGGTAACGAGTGAGGTTAATCTATAAACCATATCTAAAATAAATGGGGTTTGAATAAATAAAAATAATTCATCTTAGAAAGCATTTTCTTCACCTTTAGCCATATTAATAGCGGTCATAAAAATAATTTTTACGTCAAGTGCAGCAGTCCAGTGTTCTAAATACCAAATATCAAACTCTACTCGCTTGATCATTTTATAATCTTCTTTGGTTTCACCTCTGTATCCATTTACCTGAGCCCAACCTGTAATGCCAGGCTTTAAAAAGTGGCGAACCATAAACTGGTCTACTATACCTTTATACTGTTCTGTATGACTTAACATGTGTGGCCTCGGACCAACAACACTCATATGGCCCATAAATACATTAAAGAACTGAGGCAATTCATCTAAACTGGATTTTCTTAAAAACTTCCCGATAGAAGTGATTCGATCATCATCCTTACTTGCCTGTCTTTTATCACTATCTGCATTCATCCGCATGCTTCTGAATTTAAAACACCAGAAAGGTTCATCATCTCGGCCGCTTCTTAATTGTTTAAATAAGACTGGCCCTTTACTTTGCATTTTAATGAGTATGGCAATAATTGGATATAACCAACTTAATACAAATAGAATAATCAAACCGCTAAAAACAACGTCGATCACCCGCTTTTTAAATCGATTATGAACTTTTTCCAAAGGTTCAGAACGTAAAGAAATTACAGGAAACTCATTGCCTAAATAACTTACGGTATATGGAGATAATAAAGCGCCACCAATATCAGGAATAAACTTTAAACGCACACACTGTCTTTCTGCCTCTTCAGTTAAGATTGCCATTTCTGCCATACGCTCCGGAGCAATGGTAACATAAATATCTTTTATGCCTTTATCCAAAGCCATTTTAAAGTGTTTTCCAACAGCATCAGACAAATGACCATTTCGGTCTAAATATTCATCAATATCTTTTCCTATAAAACCATGAAACTCAATGTAGCGTTGCTTTTCAAAGTAAGTTGCCAGCTGTAAACCAGTGGCATTATTACCCATAATAGCAACAGACTTTACTCCACGCAAATGGTTGAAGACCAAAAACTGAAAAGAAGTCCCTATAAAACGATTAACAAGGAAAAGTATGCCTAATATACCATAGAATACGACTAAAAAGGTTCTTGAAAAATCATTTTGTTTTGAGAAAAACAGGTAAAACGCAAATAGAAAGAAATGGAGAATTACACTCCTCCATGTACCCCTGTATATGCGTTCTATTCTCCTGGAACCATAATCTGTATATAAACCAAATGAAGTTGTACACACAATCCACACCAGATTACACACCACTACATAGTGCCATTGCAATTCTGAATTAACAGAACGACCAAAGAAGCGGGTTAATTCAAAAGAGAAAAAATAGACAACATTGACCATTAAAAGGTCAGTGATGGGAAGTATATATTTAAGCAGAAATAAGTAACGTGTTTGCATAAGCGAGTTTTGAGTCATTAATTTATGTTCGCTACTACACAAACACTATGCCTTTTTAAATTAATCATATAGAAAGTTCAAATTTGATTATATATAATTAAATAAAGCTAACATTAATTACCTGTAATTACTATTTATCAAAATTGTTGAGCAGCAATTGCCC is drawn from Pedobacter mucosus and contains these coding sequences:
- a CDS encoding GDP-L-fucose synthase family protein produces the protein MEKNAKIYIAGHRGMVGSAIYRKLQKEGYTNLLVRTSSELDLRDQLAVTNFFEKEKPTYVFLAAAKVGGIVANNTYRADFLYENLTIQNNVIHNAYIHGVEKLMFLGSSCIYPKMAPQPLKEDYLLTGVLEHTNEPYAIAKIAGIKMCDAYRDQYGCNFISVMPTNLYGYNDNYHPQNSHVLPALIRKIHEAKINNEKEVTVWGSGSPMREFLFADDLADACYFLMETYNEPNLINIGTGHDLTIKDLALLIKDSIGFEGDLVFDTSKPDGTPRKLMDVTKLHGLGWKHKVELPEGVALAYQDFESKY
- a CDS encoding MBOAT family O-acyltransferase, with the translated sequence MAFVPVYILILGFTIIIDYFAGIYIERSSGRQRKSLLIVSLIANIGILVIFKYFNFLNLNFTDLLQNFNYKNPVPYLSILLPIGLSFHTFQAMSYTIEVYRGNQKAERHFGIYSLYVMFYPQLVAGPIERPQNLLYQFHKEHKFDYDLMTSGLRLMAWGLFKKVVIADRLAILVSQVFDHPSYYNSLGLIIATLFFSFQIYCDFSGYSDIAIGAARTMGFKLMRNFNMPYQSKSIDEFWKRWHISLSTWFKDYLYIPLGGNRVKIPRWYLNLFIVFLMSGVWHGANWTFIVWGALHGFYLVFGLLTKNIRSKFNEYTRIDKIPLLATITTFMLVAFAWIFFRAQSISSAIYIIKNIFLGLTHIPSQVGQTIQDFSDAGIVKTDLLVSFALIVFLELVHYLQKNKNIYQKILSYPFYYRWSAYYILLLTIILLGVFDNSQFIYFQF
- a CDS encoding undecaprenyl-phosphate glucose phosphotransferase, with product MQTRYLFLLKYILPITDLLMVNVVYFFSFELTRFFGRSVNSELQWHYVVVCNLVWIVCTTSFGLYTDYGSRRIERIYRGTWRSVILHFFLFAFYLFFSKQNDFSRTFLVVFYGILGILFLVNRFIGTSFQFLVFNHLRGVKSVAIMGNNATGLQLATYFEKQRYIEFHGFIGKDIDEYLDRNGHLSDAVGKHFKMALDKGIKDIYVTIAPERMAEMAILTEEAERQCVRLKFIPDIGGALLSPYTVSYLGNEFPVISLRSEPLEKVHNRFKKRVIDVVFSGLIILFVLSWLYPIIAILIKMQSKGPVLFKQLRSGRDDEPFWCFKFRSMRMNADSDKRQASKDDDRITSIGKFLRKSSLDELPQFFNVFMGHMSVVGPRPHMLSHTEQYKGIVDQFMVRHFLKPGITGWAQVNGYRGETKEDYKMIKRVEFDIWYLEHWTAALDVKIIFMTAINMAKGEENAF